One stretch of Halobaculum marinum DNA includes these proteins:
- a CDS encoding HD domain-containing protein, whose translation MKAIKDSVHDYITLDPVAQDLLDTRTLQRLRHIKQLSTVRLVYPSASHTRFEHSLGVYHLASRALEYLGVDGDRARHLRAAALLHDVGHGPYGHQTEEVIARRTGVDHDEIGDLLGTTDAGDVLRDHDLSVDRVAAIVRGEGELGQLVSGELDVDRMDYLVRDAHHTGVPYGTIDHERLVRELQYRDGALVLAEGNVQTAESLLLARALMDATVYRHHVSRVAGAMLERASERLLESDAGVDVETFRRMADHDLLVALREHVPELGERIEYRDLYKRAIWTDLSATPANVVEFDYADERAAASEIADIAGVDEREVIVDVPGRPTFTEAGSRVVVDGVPQRLEDASELVAGLRAAQRAGWRMGVYAPAGETDAVAAAAEDVLGVRAGAIRD comes from the coding sequence ATGAAGGCGATCAAGGACAGCGTCCACGACTACATCACCCTCGACCCCGTCGCGCAGGACCTCCTCGACACGCGCACCCTCCAACGCCTGCGCCACATCAAGCAGCTCTCCACCGTCCGTCTGGTCTACCCCTCCGCCTCCCACACGCGCTTCGAGCACTCGCTGGGCGTGTACCACCTCGCCTCCCGCGCGTTGGAGTACCTCGGCGTCGACGGCGACCGCGCACGCCACCTCCGTGCGGCCGCCCTCCTCCACGACGTCGGTCACGGCCCGTACGGTCACCAGACCGAGGAGGTGATCGCCCGACGAACCGGCGTCGACCACGACGAGATCGGTGACCTCCTCGGCACGACAGACGCCGGCGACGTGCTCCGCGACCACGACCTCTCCGTCGACCGCGTCGCCGCCATCGTCCGCGGCGAGGGTGAACTGGGCCAACTCGTCTCCGGCGAACTGGACGTCGACCGCATGGACTACCTCGTGCGCGACGCCCACCACACGGGCGTCCCCTACGGCACCATCGACCACGAACGCCTCGTCAGAGAGCTTCAGTACCGCGACGGCGCGCTCGTGCTCGCCGAGGGGAACGTCCAGACCGCCGAGTCGCTCCTCCTCGCGCGTGCCCTGATGGACGCGACCGTCTATCGCCACCACGTCTCTCGCGTCGCGGGCGCGATGCTGGAGCGAGCCTCCGAGCGTCTGCTGGAGTCCGACGCCGGCGTCGACGTGGAGACGTTCCGGCGGATGGCCGACCACGACCTGCTGGTCGCCCTGCGCGAGCACGTCCCCGAGTTGGGCGAGCGCATCGAGTACCGCGACCTCTACAAGCGAGCGATCTGGACCGACCTGTCGGCGACGCCCGCGAACGTCGTCGAGTTCGACTACGCCGACGAGCGCGCCGCCGCGAGTGAGATCGCCGACATCGCCGGCGTCGACGAGCGCGAGGTTATCGTCGACGTGCCCGGTCGCCCGACGTTCACCGAGGCGGGCAGTCGCGTCGTCGTCGACGGCGTCCCGCAACGGCTGGAGGACGCCTCCGAGTTGGTCGCGGGACTGCGCGCCGCCCAACGCGCCGGCTGGCGGATGGGTGTGTACGCGCCCGCCGGCGAGACGGACGCCGTCGCCGCCGCCGCCGAGGACGTGCTCGGTGTGCGGGCGGGTGCGATCAGAGACTGA
- a CDS encoding Lrp/AsnC family transcriptional regulator, whose protein sequence is MELDDTDRAILRILQADARTPFSEVARQIDMSSATVHERVSRLEEAGVLKGYRAEVDPKALGYGVSAFVGLRVQQGHEEEALETLREVEGVREVHLTTGEYDVMMRVFAESTDDLRELMFGQIATMDGFDRSQTMVILGTDYEEAGVPI, encoded by the coding sequence ATGGAACTCGACGACACGGACCGCGCCATCCTCCGGATCCTCCAGGCGGACGCGCGGACGCCGTTCAGCGAGGTGGCCCGACAGATCGACATGTCGAGCGCGACCGTCCACGAGCGCGTCTCGCGGCTGGAGGAGGCGGGCGTCCTGAAGGGGTACCGCGCGGAGGTCGACCCGAAGGCGCTCGGCTACGGCGTCTCGGCGTTCGTCGGCCTGCGCGTCCAGCAGGGCCACGAGGAGGAGGCGCTGGAGACGCTCCGCGAGGTCGAGGGGGTCCGAGAGGTCCATCTCACGACCGGGGAGTACGACGTGATGATGCGGGTGTTCGCGGAGTCGACCGACGACCTCCGGGAGTTGATGTTCGGTCAGATCGCGACGATGGACGGGTTCGACCGCTCGCAGACGATGGTGATCCTCGGGACGGACTACGAAGAGGCCGGCGTCCCGATCTGA
- a CDS encoding inositol monophosphatase family protein has protein sequence MTTQGHDAGTDRVSVAEAAARAGASVAGEHFRRGIDVERKGGKTDVVTEADRESQRRVIERIRATFPDDAVVGEEEDELKTVPDEGAAWVIDPIDGTNNYVRDIRAFATAVAAVVDGDPVAAAIALPAMDDVYTTDGDAVWRNGDPVGVSERDDPETAAVTPTVWWDFDSRDEYATACTEIVERFADLRRFGSAQVTLAMVAEGALDATITNVDCNPWDTVAGVHMVRTAGGTVTDLDGDPWRHDSTGLVASNGPLHEEALAAAQAVREVERT, from the coding sequence ATGACGACGCAGGGACACGACGCCGGCACCGACCGGGTGTCGGTCGCGGAGGCAGCCGCCCGAGCGGGAGCCTCGGTCGCGGGGGAGCACTTCCGTCGTGGGATCGACGTGGAGCGCAAGGGCGGGAAGACGGACGTGGTGACCGAGGCCGACCGCGAGAGCCAGCGGCGGGTGATCGAACGGATCCGCGCGACCTTCCCCGACGACGCCGTGGTGGGCGAGGAGGAGGACGAACTGAAGACAGTCCCAGACGAGGGCGCGGCGTGGGTGATCGACCCCATCGACGGGACGAACAACTACGTGCGCGACATCCGGGCGTTCGCCACCGCCGTCGCCGCGGTCGTCGACGGCGACCCGGTCGCCGCCGCCATCGCGTTACCCGCGATGGACGACGTGTACACCACCGACGGCGACGCCGTGTGGCGCAACGGCGACCCGGTGGGTGTCAGCGAGCGCGACGACCCGGAGACCGCCGCCGTCACCCCGACCGTGTGGTGGGACTTCGACTCCCGCGACGAGTACGCGACCGCCTGCACCGAAATCGTCGAGCGGTTCGCCGACCTCCGGCGGTTCGGCTCCGCGCAGGTGACGCTCGCGATGGTCGCAGAGGGCGCCCTCGACGCGACGATCACCAACGTCGACTGCAACCCGTGGGACACCGTCGCCGGCGTCCACATGGTCCGCACCGCCGGCGGCACCGTCACCGACCTCGACGGCGACCCGTGGCGCCACGACTCGACCGGCCTCGTCGCCTCGAACGGCCCGCTCCACGAGGAGGCGCTGGCCGCGGCACAGGCGGTGCGCGAGGTCGAACGGACGTAA
- a CDS encoding HalOD1 output domain-containing protein, which produces MESQSDRQIIRRRLDGNRVEWVHQIPEVVAELEGISTDELQPLWEVTGDVLDDLFTEPPAPSAQVEVTFSYEGYRITVGQDGSATFVRPD; this is translated from the coding sequence GTGGAATCGCAGTCAGATCGGCAGATAATCCGTCGACGCCTCGACGGGAACAGGGTGGAGTGGGTCCACCAGATCCCCGAGGTCGTCGCGGAGTTGGAGGGGATATCGACCGACGAGTTACAACCGCTGTGGGAGGTGACGGGTGACGTCCTCGACGACCTGTTCACCGAGCCCCCAGCCCCGTCGGCGCAGGTCGAAGTCACGTTCAGCTACGAGGGCTACCGCATCACCGTCGGCCAAGACGGGAGCGCGACGTTCGTCCGACCGGACTGA
- a CDS encoding DUF309 domain-containing protein, whose amino-acid sequence MDDHTRDPSVAPPLGDPTGWRTAERVWEHATLRRATEHGVRLFNAGDYHESHDCFEDEWYNYGGGSTESAFLHGMVQVAAGAYKHFDFEDDGGMRSLFETALQYLHGVPADFYGVDVDDVRETLRLALEDPGVLHGWQIELDGHRTEAYDADYEYAESLEH is encoded by the coding sequence ATGGACGACCACACGCGCGACCCGAGCGTCGCGCCGCCGCTCGGCGACCCGACCGGGTGGCGCACCGCAGAGCGCGTCTGGGAACACGCGACCCTCCGTCGGGCGACCGAACACGGCGTCCGCCTGTTCAACGCCGGCGACTACCACGAGAGCCACGACTGCTTCGAGGACGAGTGGTACAACTACGGCGGCGGCTCCACCGAGAGCGCCTTCCTCCACGGGATGGTGCAGGTGGCCGCCGGCGCGTACAAACACTTCGACTTCGAGGACGACGGCGGGATGCGGAGTCTGTTCGAGACGGCGCTCCAGTACCTCCACGGCGTCCCGGCTGACTTCTACGGCGTCGACGTGGACGACGTGCGCGAGACGCTCCGCCTCGCGCTGGAGGATCCGGGCGTCCTCCACGGCTGGCAGATCGAACTCGACGGGCACCGCACCGAGGCGTACGACGCCGACTACGAGTACGCCGAGTCGCTGGAGCACTGA